A genomic region of Serratia fonticola contains the following coding sequences:
- the coaE gene encoding dephospho-CoA kinase (Dephospho-CoA kinase (CoaE) performs the final step in coenzyme A biosynthesis.), producing the protein MAYIVALTGGIGSGKSTVADAFASFGVTIVDADVIARQVVEPGTPALAAIAAHFGNEILQPDGSLNRSTLRQRIFSNPDEKHWLNQLLHPLIHHETQQQLAKAPSPYALWVVPLLVENGLQDKADRVLVVDVDSETQLARTLARDGISRQQALNILSAQATREQRLAIADDVIDNSGPAQEIEPHAAALHRRYLELATSATQQD; encoded by the coding sequence ATGGCCTACATTGTTGCTTTGACAGGCGGTATTGGTAGCGGCAAGTCGACCGTTGCAGATGCCTTTGCAAGCTTCGGGGTAACTATCGTTGATGCGGATGTGATTGCCCGCCAGGTTGTTGAACCAGGCACCCCCGCACTGGCCGCTATTGCGGCACATTTTGGTAATGAAATATTGCAGCCGGACGGTTCACTCAACCGCTCAACCTTGCGCCAACGTATCTTCAGCAATCCCGACGAAAAACACTGGCTGAACCAATTGCTGCATCCATTAATTCATCATGAAACACAACAGCAGTTGGCAAAAGCACCTAGCCCTTATGCGCTGTGGGTAGTACCTTTGCTGGTAGAGAACGGCCTTCAGGATAAAGCTGACCGTGTTTTAGTGGTTGATGTGGATAGCGAAACGCAATTGGCCAGAACCTTGGCCCGCGACGGTATCAGCCGTCAGCAGGCACTGAACATTTTGTCTGCACAGGCTACGCGCGAACAGCGCCTGGCCATTGCGGACGACGTAATTGACAATAGCGGCCCAGCACAGGAAATTGAACCTCATGCTGCCGCACTGCATCGCCGCTATCTTGAACTGGCAACATCAGCGACCCAACAGGATTAA
- the zapD gene encoding cell division protein ZapD encodes MSDASPTVLFEHPLNEKMRTWLRIEFLLQQLHGQRALSETAIALTFFRTVADLLDVLERGEVRTELLKELERQQQKLLQWAEMPGVDMSVVNQLRSQLKACASALMSAPRMGQALREDRLISLVRQRLSIPGGCCSFDLPTLHMWMHVAQHERDADVAAWLQTLEPLNQALTIVLNLVRQAGPFRNQISLNGFFQDNAEGADLLRLRINLAYQLYPQISGHKTRYAIRFLPLDSENGLVPERLTFELACC; translated from the coding sequence ATGAGTGACGCCTCCCCAACCGTTCTCTTTGAACACCCGTTGAATGAAAAAATGCGCACCTGGCTGCGAATCGAGTTTTTACTTCAGCAGCTTCATGGTCAAAGAGCCTTGAGTGAAACAGCCATCGCACTGACCTTTTTCCGCACCGTCGCAGACTTGCTGGACGTGTTGGAACGCGGCGAAGTCCGTACAGAACTGCTGAAAGAATTGGAACGCCAGCAACAAAAATTACTGCAGTGGGCCGAGATGCCCGGCGTTGATATGTCCGTGGTCAATCAGTTGCGCAGCCAGTTGAAGGCCTGTGCCTCAGCACTCATGTCTGCCCCACGTATGGGTCAGGCGCTCCGCGAAGATCGCCTGATCAGCCTGGTGCGCCAGCGTCTGAGCATTCCCGGCGGTTGCTGCAGTTTTGATTTGCCCACGCTGCATATGTGGATGCATGTGGCGCAACACGAACGCGATGCCGACGTTGCCGCCTGGTTGCAAACGCTTGAGCCACTGAATCAGGCGCTCACCATCGTGTTGAATCTGGTGCGCCAAGCCGGGCCATTCCGCAATCAGATCAGCCTCAATGGTTTCTTCCAGGACAATGCTGAGGGTGCCGATCTGCTACGCTTGCGTATCAACCTGGCTTATCAGCTTTACCCACAGATTTCCGGCCACAAAACGCGTTATGCCATCCGTTTCCTGCCATTGGACAGCGAAAACGGCCTGGTGCCGGAGCGTTTAACCTTTGAGTTAGCTTGTTGCTAA
- the yacG gene encoding DNA gyrase inhibitor YacG: MNMTVVKCPTCGKGVVWGEVSPYRPFCCKRCQLIDLGEWADEEKRIPSNEDLNESEDWSEQQIGRDPI, from the coding sequence ATGAATATGACCGTAGTAAAATGCCCAACCTGTGGCAAAGGTGTAGTTTGGGGTGAAGTCAGCCCTTATCGCCCGTTCTGCTGCAAGCGCTGCCAGTTGATCGATCTCGGCGAATGGGCCGATGAAGAGAAACGTATTCCAAGCAACGAGGATCTGAACGAAAGCGAGGATTGGTCAGAGCAGCAAATCGGTCGGGACCCCATTTAA
- the mutT gene encoding 8-oxo-dGTP diphosphatase MutT has product MKHLNIAVGIIRSPQQEIFITRRAADSHMAGFWEFPGGKIELGESPEQALKRELLEETGIHVCRAQRLEVLEHHFTDRIVTLNFYLVEEWQGEPYGREGQPMRWVKQADLREDEFPEANASIIKLLVAQASTAQ; this is encoded by the coding sequence ATGAAGCATCTGAACATTGCCGTAGGTATTATCCGCAGCCCGCAGCAGGAAATCTTCATTACCCGCCGTGCCGCGGATTCACACATGGCCGGTTTTTGGGAGTTTCCTGGTGGCAAGATAGAGTTGGGTGAGTCGCCAGAGCAGGCATTGAAACGCGAATTGCTGGAAGAGACTGGGATCCACGTTTGTCGGGCACAACGGCTGGAAGTGCTGGAGCACCATTTTACCGATCGCATTGTGACGCTGAATTTCTATCTGGTGGAAGAGTGGCAGGGTGAGCCCTATGGGCGTGAAGGTCAGCCGATGCGCTGGGTAAAGCAGGCTGATTTGCGTGAGGACGAGTTCCCCGAAGCCAATGCCAGCATTATCAAGTTGTTGGTGGCGCAAGCGAGCACAGCACAATAA